In a genomic window of Thermosynechococcus sp. CL-1:
- the cobW gene encoding cobalamin biosynthesis protein CobW codes for MSAKIPVTIITGFLGSGKTTLIRQLLQKAAGRRIAVIVNEFGDVGIDSELLQSCCDRTAGIWELTNGCLCCTVQEEFLPTMQTLLARRQEIDHIVIETSGLALPKPLVMAFRWPEVRHAATVDGVVTVVDGVALAAGQVSADLEALFAQKAADPSLEHEDTPLEELFNDQLACADLVILSKADQLTPDQAELLIAELRTQLPPRIKLLAAHQGQVPADLLLGFNAAVEENLGQRPSHHDFEEEHDHDAEIQAVCLELGAWDLQRLRQSLERLLQVPDIYRIKGFAAIEGKPMRLVVQGVGQRLDLFYDRPWQAAESRQTRVVVIGRQLDPQELLSHFG; via the coding sequence ATGAGTGCAAAAATCCCAGTCACGATTATTACCGGCTTTCTTGGCAGTGGTAAGACGACCCTGATTCGGCAGTTGCTTCAGAAGGCAGCGGGCAGGCGCATTGCTGTGATTGTGAATGAGTTTGGCGATGTCGGTATTGATAGCGAGTTGTTGCAGTCCTGTTGCGATCGCACAGCGGGCATTTGGGAACTCACCAACGGCTGTCTGTGTTGCACAGTGCAGGAGGAATTTTTGCCAACGATGCAGACCCTCTTGGCACGGCGGCAGGAGATTGATCACATTGTGATTGAAACCTCTGGACTCGCCTTACCCAAGCCGCTCGTGATGGCTTTTCGTTGGCCGGAGGTGCGCCATGCGGCAACCGTTGATGGGGTGGTGACAGTGGTGGATGGCGTTGCCTTAGCAGCTGGTCAAGTGAGTGCTGATCTGGAGGCGCTCTTTGCCCAAAAGGCCGCTGATCCTAGCTTGGAGCATGAGGACACCCCCCTTGAGGAACTCTTTAATGATCAACTGGCCTGTGCCGACTTGGTCATCCTCAGCAAGGCGGATCAACTGACTCCCGATCAGGCAGAGCTGCTCATCGCTGAACTGCGCACTCAATTGCCCCCACGGATTAAGCTGCTGGCGGCTCACCAAGGACAGGTGCCGGCGGATCTGCTGCTGGGATTTAATGCAGCGGTGGAGGAGAATTTGGGGCAGCGACCCAGCCATCATGACTTTGAGGAGGAGCATGACCACGACGCGGAGATTCAAGCGGTTTGTTTAGAGCTGGGGGCTTGGGATCTGCAACGCCTACGTCAATCCCTCGAGCGATTGCTGCAAGTACCTGACATTTACCGCATTAAGGGCTTTGCGGCCATTGAGGGCAAGCCGATGCGTCTGGTGGTGCAAGGGGTGGGTCAACGGTTAGACTTGTTTTACGATCGCCCGTGGCAAGCGGCAGAGTCACGCCAAACTCGTGTGGTGGTGATTGGTCGTCAGTTGGATCCACAGGAGTTGCTGTCCCATTTTGGCTAG
- a CDS encoding MBL fold metallo-hydrolase, with protein MLFRQLFDYDTWTYSYLIADEATGEAALVDSVLEQVDRDVQLIEQLGLKLRYCLETHVHADHITGAGKVRERTGCKTLVPENAHVDCADGYIKDGEVIHVGSIPIQAIATLGHTDSHMAFLVNGTHLLTGDSLFIRGCGRTDFQSGDAGAMYDAVTQRLFTLPDTTLVYPGHDYRGHTVSTIGEEKRFNPRFVGRDRQQFIEFMANLNLPDPKKIMEAVPANQQCGMVAAAV; from the coding sequence ATGCTATTTCGCCAACTCTTTGACTACGACACTTGGACCTATTCTTACCTGATTGCCGATGAAGCCACGGGTGAGGCCGCCTTGGTGGATAGCGTCCTTGAACAGGTGGATCGGGATGTGCAGTTAATTGAGCAATTGGGGTTGAAACTGCGCTACTGCCTCGAAACCCATGTCCACGCCGACCACATTACCGGGGCGGGCAAAGTCCGCGAACGCACAGGCTGCAAAACCCTTGTGCCCGAAAATGCCCATGTGGACTGCGCCGATGGCTATATTAAAGACGGTGAAGTGATTCACGTCGGTAGCATTCCGATTCAGGCGATCGCCACCTTGGGGCACACCGATAGCCACATGGCCTTCCTCGTGAATGGCACCCACCTATTGACAGGGGATTCCCTCTTTATCCGTGGCTGTGGCCGCACTGATTTCCAAAGTGGCGATGCAGGCGCAATGTACGATGCGGTAACACAGCGGCTCTTTACGCTCCCAGACACCACATTGGTCTATCCCGGCCATGACTATCGCGGTCACACCGTTTCCACCATTGGTGAAGAAAAACGCTTTAATCCCCGCTTTGTCGGTCGCGATCGCCAGCAGTTCATTGAGTTCATGGCCAACCTGAACCTGCCGGATCCTAAGAAAATTATGGAAGCGGTGCCCGCTAACCAACAGTGTGGCATGGTTGCCGCTGCCGTCTAG
- a CDS encoding rhodanese-like domain-containing protein, with protein MTTTTTESPLISAAELHDALQRQQVLLIDVREPSEYNNAHIPGALLCPLANVKELEPPCNSDTPVVLYCESGRRSRMACEILAQRGFANLKNLEGGIQRWQQGGYPVKGAVRAPISLMRQVQIVAGSLILSGVILGFAVHPGFFFLAGFVGAGLVFAGVTGVCTLARLLALLPFNRPQVK; from the coding sequence ATGACCACAACAACGACTGAGTCTCCCCTCATTTCTGCGGCTGAACTGCACGATGCCCTGCAACGCCAGCAGGTACTGCTCATTGATGTGCGGGAGCCAAGCGAATACAACAATGCCCACATTCCGGGAGCGCTGCTCTGTCCTTTGGCCAATGTGAAGGAACTTGAACCCCCCTGTAATTCTGACACCCCGGTGGTGCTCTACTGTGAATCTGGCCGGCGATCGCGCATGGCCTGCGAAATCCTTGCCCAGCGGGGGTTCGCAAACCTGAAAAACCTTGAAGGGGGCATTCAACGCTGGCAACAGGGGGGTTACCCGGTCAAGGGTGCCGTCCGCGCCCCCATTAGTCTGATGCGGCAGGTGCAAATTGTTGCCGGCAGTCTGATTCTCAGCGGGGTGATTCTCGGCTTTGCCGTTCATCCGGGGTTCTTCTTCCTAGCAGGTTTTGTCGGTGCTGGCTTGGTCTTTGCCGGTGTCACAGGAGTCTGTACCCTGGCGCGGCTGTTGGCGCTGCTGCCCTTCAATCGCCCACAGGTGAAATAA
- a CDS encoding FAD-linked oxidase C-terminal domain-containing protein, which produces MSTLQQITPWQRVTEELTAIVGKGSVISDAAEALVYECDGLSMYRQRPKLVVLPQTTAQVSAILKVCDRYRIPFVARGSGTGLSGGALPHTEGILIVTSRMNQILDIDLANQQVVVQPGVINAWVTQAVADQGFYYAPDPSSQIICSIGGNVAENSGGVHCLKYGVTTNHVLGLTVVLPNGEIVELGGAAPEMPGYDLMGVFVGSEGTLGIATEIRLRILKQAEAIAVLLADFTTIEAAGETVSAIIRAGIIPAGMEIMDNLSINAVEDVVATNCYPRDAGAVLLVEVDGLESEVPILQERVTRICYEQGARHVTVATEAEDRLRLWKGRKAAFAAAGRLSPNYFVQDGVIPRSQLATVLREIEQLSQRSGYRIANVFHAGDGNLHPLILYDQAVPGALAEVEALGGEILKLCVRLGGSISGEHGIGSDKACFMGEMFSPADLETMQQVRCAFDPKRLANPEKVFPTPRTCGEAAHQLKDFPNIEAF; this is translated from the coding sequence ATGTCCACACTACAGCAAATTACCCCTTGGCAGCGGGTCACAGAGGAGCTAACAGCCATTGTCGGCAAGGGGAGCGTCATCAGTGATGCAGCAGAAGCCCTTGTGTATGAGTGCGATGGGCTATCCATGTATCGGCAACGACCCAAACTGGTCGTGCTACCGCAAACCACTGCCCAAGTCTCTGCCATCCTCAAGGTGTGCGATCGCTATCGGATTCCCTTTGTTGCCCGTGGCTCAGGGACGGGGCTATCGGGGGGAGCCTTACCCCACACCGAGGGGATTCTCATCGTCACTTCTCGCATGAACCAGATTTTAGACATTGATCTGGCCAATCAGCAGGTGGTGGTGCAGCCGGGGGTGATTAATGCGTGGGTCACTCAAGCGGTAGCCGATCAGGGGTTTTACTATGCCCCCGATCCCTCCAGTCAAATTATTTGCTCCATTGGCGGCAATGTCGCCGAGAACTCCGGCGGTGTCCATTGCCTGAAGTATGGCGTGACCACGAATCATGTGCTGGGACTGACGGTGGTGTTGCCCAATGGTGAGATTGTTGAACTGGGGGGTGCGGCGCCAGAAATGCCCGGCTATGATCTTATGGGGGTTTTTGTCGGGTCTGAGGGCACTCTCGGGATTGCCACGGAAATTCGGCTGCGCATTCTCAAACAGGCGGAGGCGATCGCTGTGCTATTGGCGGACTTCACCACCATTGAAGCGGCCGGGGAAACAGTTTCCGCCATTATCCGTGCCGGTATCATTCCCGCTGGCATGGAAATTATGGACAACCTGAGTATCAATGCCGTTGAGGACGTGGTGGCCACCAATTGCTACCCCCGCGATGCCGGCGCGGTCTTGCTGGTGGAAGTCGATGGCTTGGAGTCAGAAGTACCGATTTTGCAGGAGCGAGTCACACGTATTTGCTATGAACAGGGGGCACGCCATGTAACCGTTGCTACAGAAGCTGAAGATCGCCTCCGCCTTTGGAAAGGGCGCAAAGCGGCTTTTGCGGCTGCTGGTCGTCTCAGTCCCAATTATTTTGTCCAAGATGGGGTGATTCCCCGCAGTCAACTGGCCACCGTCCTCAGGGAAATTGAACAACTGAGTCAGCGCAGTGGCTATCGCATTGCCAATGTCTTCCATGCTGGGGATGGCAATCTGCATCCCTTGATTCTCTACGATCAGGCAGTACCGGGCGCGCTTGCGGAGGTGGAGGCCTTGGGGGGGGAAATTCTCAAGCTCTGTGTGCGCTTGGGGGGCAGTATTTCTGGGGAACATGGCATTGGTAGTGATAAGGCCTGTTTCATGGGTGAGATGTTTAGCCCAGCAGATTTAGAAACGATGCAGCAGGTGCGCTGCGCCTTTGATCCCAAACGTCTGGCCAACCCTGAAAAAGTGTTTCCGACACCGCGAACCTGTGGGGAAGCGGCTCATCAACTCAAAGACTTTCCCAACATTGAGGCATTTTAA